A window of the Teredinibacter franksiae genome harbors these coding sequences:
- a CDS encoding Hsp20 family protein — protein MRNFDFSPLYRSAIGFDRMANLLDTISRTEQSQPSYPPYNIELTGEDQYRISMAVAGFDESELNIETKQNSLVVTGNNGVKGTESRHFLHQGIAARNFERRFQMADYVKVVSASLQNGLLHVDLVREVPDAMKPRTIEISGGKSSNHLHNEKPADTAVAIDTAAKSRVA, from the coding sequence ATGCGTAATTTTGATTTTTCTCCCCTTTACCGTTCTGCAATTGGTTTCGATCGTATGGCTAATCTTCTGGATACAATCTCCAGAACCGAGCAGAGCCAACCAAGTTACCCACCATACAATATTGAACTGACGGGTGAAGACCAGTACCGAATTTCGATGGCCGTAGCTGGATTCGATGAGTCCGAATTAAATATTGAAACCAAACAGAATAGTTTGGTGGTTACGGGTAATAACGGTGTAAAAGGCACAGAAAGTAGGCACTTTTTACACCAGGGAATTGCTGCCAGAAACTTTGAACGACGCTTCCAGATGGCAGATTACGTGAAAGTTGTTAGTGCATCTTTGCAAAATGGTTTGTTGCATGTAGATCTTGTTCGTGAAGTGCCAGATGCCATGAAGCCGCGTACCATCGAGATCTCCGGAGGCAAGTCGTCGAATCACCTTCACAATGAAAAACCTGCTGATACAGCAGTGGCTATCGATACTGCGGCAAAGAGTCGCGTAGCCTAA
- a CDS encoding class I SAM-dependent methyltransferase has protein sequence MSKSERKAYGLRILNNSHKDIKRLVKAAGTPNIHGNKFWKSSLLLMDYLEAFPPQIIRVENKRKKRPIRVLEIGCGWGLAGIYCAKTFAAKVTGLDADDTVFPYMVHHADVNGVEVQTWQCRYEKIRKVDLQQFDIMIAADICFWDEMVNPLYKLVRRAKQAGGVRVVIADPGRPTFSEMGERCVAKLGAYLEPWSTPHPHNTSGWVLDLDPNQID, from the coding sequence GTGTCGAAATCTGAACGAAAAGCGTACGGCCTGCGCATACTGAATAATAGCCATAAAGATATTAAACGTCTGGTTAAAGCCGCTGGTACGCCTAATATTCACGGTAATAAATTTTGGAAATCCAGCTTGCTATTAATGGATTACCTAGAGGCGTTTCCCCCCCAAATCATTCGGGTTGAAAATAAGCGGAAAAAACGACCGATTAGAGTGCTGGAAATTGGTTGTGGTTGGGGGCTGGCGGGAATTTATTGCGCCAAGACTTTTGCTGCTAAAGTAACCGGGCTGGATGCTGACGATACGGTATTCCCCTATATGGTGCACCATGCTGACGTTAATGGGGTAGAAGTGCAGACTTGGCAGTGCCGATACGAAAAAATTCGCAAGGTCGATTTGCAACAATTCGACATTATGATTGCGGCTGATATTTGCTTCTGGGACGAGATGGTTAATCCGCTCTATAAGTTGGTGCGCAGAGCTAAGCAAGCTGGAGGTGTGCGTGTAGTGATTGCAGACCCCGGGCGCCCTACCTTTAGTGAAATGGGTGAACGCTGTGTTGCTAAACTAGGGGCATACTTGGAGCCTTGGTCTACGCCTCATCCCCATAATACCTCGGGTTGGGTGCTGGACCTGGACCCCAATCAAATAGATTAA
- a CDS encoding HPF/RaiA family ribosome-associated protein: protein MKFNADVVYRDLEPSTALNSTIHKKVEKLYRFSDSILHSRVTLNSPHNHKHKGKMFRASIELGIKGSPITVSHDDPSPHIAVRDAFATCERKLKEEANRRKAAR, encoded by the coding sequence ATGAAGTTCAATGCTGACGTTGTTTACCGCGATCTCGAACCATCCACAGCATTAAATAGCACCATCCACAAAAAAGTCGAAAAACTCTATCGTTTTTCAGATTCCATTCTCCACAGCCGGGTCACACTTAACTCCCCGCACAATCACAAGCATAAGGGCAAGATGTTCAGGGCTTCTATTGAGCTTGGCATTAAAGGTTCGCCTATAACGGTTAGTCACGATGATCCGTCCCCCCATATCGCCGTGCGCGATGCGTTTGCTACCTGTGAAAGAAAGCTAAAAGAAGAAGCAAACCGACGCAAGGCGGCCCGATAA
- the msrA gene encoding peptide-methionine (S)-S-oxide reductase MsrA yields the protein MDLYEKLNQRMADKLQIPSSEDCLPGHDQPLITAESHFVSGAPLAPPFPQGYQRIVLALGCFWGAERKFWQLEGVYTTAVGYAGGGTRNPNYDEVCSGQTGHTEVVLVVFNPEVLALEQVLACFWESHNPTQGMRQGNDVGTQYRSAIYFSDDQHEAVVRASLAQYQAALVDGGFGTITTEIAPAKAFYYAEEYHQQYLAKNPNGYCGLGGTGVKCV from the coding sequence GTGGACCTGTACGAAAAACTCAATCAACGCATGGCCGATAAACTTCAAATTCCTTCGTCGGAAGATTGCTTGCCTGGTCATGATCAGCCGCTGATTACGGCAGAATCCCATTTTGTCTCCGGTGCGCCTTTAGCGCCCCCATTTCCACAAGGGTATCAGCGCATTGTGCTAGCGTTGGGTTGCTTTTGGGGAGCAGAACGGAAATTTTGGCAGCTCGAGGGCGTCTATACCACGGCTGTGGGTTACGCTGGCGGGGGTACTCGTAACCCGAACTATGATGAGGTGTGTAGCGGGCAAACGGGTCACACCGAAGTTGTGCTGGTTGTTTTCAATCCCGAAGTTCTGGCTCTGGAGCAAGTGCTGGCCTGCTTTTGGGAGTCTCACAATCCTACCCAAGGCATGCGGCAGGGCAATGATGTGGGTACTCAGTATCGATCGGCTATTTATTTTTCTGACGATCAGCATGAGGCTGTTGTTCGTGCTTCCTTAGCGCAATATCAGGCTGCGCTCGTCGATGGTGGCTTTGGCACTATCACGACGGAGATTGCGCCGGCTAAGGCGTTTTATTATGCTGAAGAGTATCATCAGCAGTATTTAGCGAAGAACCCTAATGGCTACTGTGGCTTGGGTGGAACGGGAGTTAAGTGTGTTTAG
- a CDS encoding class I SAM-dependent methyltransferase, which produces MPAAFHLQSNDEKCEYDKHTNSPDNKDYIEFLGRLVYPLAKLLSEGAQGLDFGCGPGPAVATMLAKFGVLVENYDQFYTDNKCFIGKHYDFVIATEVVEHFREPQAEYARIWHCLKPGGTLGLMTKLVIDCDRFARWHYKNDPTHISFHSMDTLNYLAALWGAEFTVLAADAFLFRKPLASLG; this is translated from the coding sequence GTGCCTGCTGCCTTTCATTTGCAGAGTAATGACGAGAAATGTGAGTACGACAAGCACACTAACTCTCCTGATAATAAAGACTATATAGAATTTTTGGGGCGGCTAGTGTACCCGTTGGCAAAATTGTTATCGGAAGGCGCGCAAGGCTTGGATTTCGGTTGTGGCCCCGGTCCTGCGGTGGCTACGATGTTGGCTAAGTTTGGTGTGCTGGTTGAAAATTACGATCAATTTTATACCGACAATAAGTGTTTTATCGGCAAGCACTACGATTTTGTTATTGCTACAGAGGTCGTAGAGCACTTTCGAGAACCTCAAGCTGAGTATGCGCGTATTTGGCACTGCTTAAAGCCCGGTGGTACGCTGGGGTTGATGACCAAACTGGTAATCGATTGCGATAGGTTTGCTCGATGGCACTATAAAAATGACCCAACGCACATAAGCTTTCATTCGATGGATACGCTCAACTATTTAGCTGCTCTTTGGGGAGCTGAGTTCACCGTATTAGCGGCCGATGCTTTTTTGTTTCGGAAGCCGCTGGCGTCGCTGGGCTAA
- a CDS encoding TIGR01777 family oxidoreductase — translation MTSTVVFVNGGTGFIGRALCSAFLKLSCNRDSVGHTKQPGSEGDTLGNESLHVADPERQHAYQLYVQTRMPSHHRHRAITFVSSYEDLPDDVIPDVIVNLAGAPIAEKRWSEGRKKTLLDSRIRLTESLFRAIKAKNHRPSVLLNASAIGYYGFTTQQACLESGALGEGFAAELCSQWETAAKLFSELGTRVCLFRIGVVLGPGGGALGKLLPVFRMALGGPIATGEQWFSWVHICDLVHLMIEAVHNSEYHGAINATAPNPVPQAIFAQALGKALKRPAKLHTPGFILKLIYGQMAEELLIGGQKVVPAKASNLGFEFEYDNIDAALADITQV, via the coding sequence ATGACATCTACGGTGGTATTTGTTAATGGTGGAACAGGTTTTATTGGGCGTGCACTATGCTCGGCTTTTTTAAAGCTGTCGTGTAATAGAGATTCGGTTGGTCATACAAAACAGCCAGGGTCTGAAGGTGATACGCTTGGTAATGAATCTCTCCACGTTGCTGACCCAGAAAGACAACACGCCTATCAGCTGTATGTTCAAACGCGTATGCCCAGCCATCACCGGCATCGCGCCATTACCTTTGTTTCCTCCTATGAGGATTTGCCGGACGATGTGATTCCCGATGTTATTGTGAACCTTGCTGGCGCACCTATTGCTGAAAAAAGATGGAGTGAAGGTAGAAAAAAAACGCTGCTTGATAGCCGTATTCGCCTAACTGAAAGTTTATTTCGTGCGATTAAAGCAAAAAATCATCGCCCCAGTGTGTTATTAAATGCATCGGCTATTGGTTATTATGGATTTACTACACAGCAGGCCTGCTTGGAAAGCGGTGCTCTCGGTGAAGGCTTTGCTGCGGAGCTTTGTAGCCAGTGGGAAACGGCTGCGAAACTGTTTTCAGAGCTGGGTACACGGGTTTGCCTGTTTCGTATTGGTGTTGTGCTTGGCCCTGGCGGCGGTGCTCTAGGTAAGCTGCTGCCGGTATTTCGTATGGCGCTTGGTGGCCCCATAGCAACGGGTGAGCAGTGGTTTTCCTGGGTTCATATTTGTGACTTGGTACACCTTATGATTGAGGCCGTACATAATTCGGAATACCACGGCGCCATAAATGCTACCGCCCCCAACCCGGTTCCTCAGGCGATATTTGCGCAAGCACTGGGTAAAGCGTTAAAGCGCCCGGCTAAATTGCACACACCTGGATTCATTCTGAAATTAATTTATGGCCAAATGGCGGAGGAATTGCTTATTGGCGGACAGAAGGTTGTGCCAGCAAAGGCGAGCAATCTGGGGTTTGAATTCGAATACGATAATATTGACGCTGCGCTGGCGGATATCACCCAGGTGTAA
- the speA gene encoding biosynthetic arginine decarboxylase, translated as MNKIINRSWTANDSAELYGVNDWGAGYFGVDQQGLLSVTTTNADTPVNAPLLNIVNDIKERGLDAPVLIRFEDLLDQQISRLNNAFRNAIESAGYQGDYRGVFPIKVNQQCHVIEEIAQAGARYGHGLEAGSKAELIIALAHIESPDAHIICNGYKDQEFIDLGLNARKMGYSCFFVIETPSELPIILERSRALNIKPLIGVRVKLASVVGGHWNATSGDRSIFGLSIAQLVEMIDSLRDEGMLDCLQLLHYHLGSQIPNIRDIRSGVVEACQVYMDLVREGANMRYLDLGGGLAVDYDGSKTNYIHSKNYTLDEYCADIIDVVITTLDPNKIAHPTIITESGRATIAYSSVLIFNILDVATFTPGSIPKTIPDDEHQLIQSLKETFDGLTEKNMQECYNDALFYRDEVRELFKRGHVGLRSRSLAENLFLLIMQEVLKISEKAPRPLQEFDKLKEQLSDIYYGNFSLFQSLPDVWAIDQIFPIAPIHRLQEQPTREAIIADITCDCDGRIDRFTNMRNTKTTLPLHPIIEGEEYFIGVFLVGAYQETLGDLHNLFGDTNVVSVRFHNDGTYEFADEIEGDSIADVLSYVEYQPQLLRERFRKIAERSVREGRISALERQSIMKAFSESMQGYTYYEKD; from the coding sequence TTGAACAAAATCATTAACAGAAGCTGGACAGCTAACGATTCCGCAGAACTCTACGGCGTAAATGACTGGGGGGCGGGCTATTTTGGTGTCGATCAACAAGGCCTGCTCAGTGTTACCACAACCAATGCCGATACCCCCGTTAACGCTCCCCTGCTAAATATTGTCAACGATATCAAGGAAAGAGGGCTGGATGCCCCGGTTCTAATTCGATTTGAGGACCTACTCGACCAGCAGATCAGCCGCCTTAATAACGCCTTTCGCAATGCAATTGAGTCAGCGGGCTATCAGGGTGACTATCGCGGCGTCTTTCCAATTAAGGTTAACCAGCAATGTCATGTTATTGAAGAGATAGCACAAGCTGGCGCCCGCTATGGCCATGGACTGGAAGCCGGCTCCAAAGCTGAGCTGATCATAGCGCTTGCCCATATTGAGTCCCCTGATGCGCACATTATCTGCAACGGTTATAAAGATCAGGAATTTATCGACTTGGGGCTAAATGCCCGAAAAATGGGCTATAGCTGCTTCTTTGTGATCGAAACCCCAAGCGAATTACCCATTATTCTGGAGCGCAGCCGCGCCCTCAACATCAAACCTTTAATCGGCGTAAGGGTAAAGCTGGCCTCCGTTGTAGGTGGCCATTGGAATGCCACCAGTGGCGACCGCAGTATATTTGGCCTTTCAATTGCTCAACTTGTTGAGATGATTGACTCCCTTCGCGATGAAGGTATGCTCGACTGCCTGCAGCTGCTGCATTACCACCTAGGCTCGCAAATACCCAATATTCGCGATATTCGTAGCGGTGTCGTTGAAGCCTGCCAGGTATACATGGATTTGGTCCGCGAGGGAGCCAATATGCGCTACCTCGACCTCGGCGGCGGTTTGGCTGTCGATTACGATGGCAGTAAAACCAACTACATCCACTCAAAAAACTACACGCTCGACGAATATTGTGCCGATATCATCGATGTAGTAATAACCACCCTCGACCCAAATAAAATTGCCCACCCTACCATCATCACGGAATCCGGCCGCGCCACCATTGCTTATTCATCGGTACTGATATTCAACATCCTCGATGTCGCCACCTTTACGCCCGGCTCAATCCCCAAAACTATCCCCGATGACGAACATCAGCTTATCCAAAGTCTGAAGGAAACATTTGATGGGCTAACAGAAAAAAATATGCAGGAGTGCTACAACGATGCACTTTTCTACCGAGATGAAGTTAGGGAACTATTCAAGCGTGGCCATGTAGGGCTACGCTCGCGCTCCTTAGCAGAAAACCTTTTCCTGCTGATTATGCAGGAGGTTTTAAAAATATCGGAAAAAGCTCCTCGGCCCCTGCAAGAATTCGACAAGCTGAAGGAACAACTCTCCGATATATACTACGGCAATTTCAGTTTGTTCCAGTCGCTGCCAGATGTGTGGGCCATCGACCAGATTTTCCCGATTGCCCCTATCCATCGGCTGCAGGAGCAACCAACGCGAGAAGCCATCATCGCCGATATCACCTGTGATTGCGATGGCCGTATAGACCGCTTCACCAATATGCGTAACACCAAAACCACACTACCGTTACACCCTATTATTGAAGGCGAGGAATATTTCATTGGCGTGTTTCTAGTGGGTGCCTACCAGGAAACACTAGGCGATTTACACAACCTCTTTGGTGATACCAATGTCGTGAGCGTACGCTTTCACAACGACGGCACCTATGAGTTCGCCGATGAAATTGAAGGCGACAGCATCGCCGACGTTCTTAGCTACGTGGAATACCAACCTCAGCTGCTGCGCGAGCGATTTCGTAAAATTGCTGAACGCTCGGTTCGAGAGGGTCGTATTAGCGCACTAGAGCGTCAATCCATTATGAAAGCCTTTTCCGAAAGTATGCAGGGCTACACTTACTACGAAAAAGATTAA
- a CDS encoding GlxA family transcriptional regulator: MINVTVLLLDKMLATSATLPTELLVAANTQARAMRCKKKQHKPFSITFASMDGEAVSTQSGLKLSADCAIQQAPQADIIYLPALWRNPEPTLRTNSKAIPWLKSQSQKGSLLAGVGTSCWFLAEAGLLEGLPATTHWYYFDQFQKRYPNVLLKRNHFITQAGNIYCTGSVNSLADLTVQFIRRYFNDTIASHVERHFFHEIRRAYDSSHAFLESNSAHPDEDIVQTQLWLQLNYSIEVRLSELAEQFGMSTRTFNRRFKAATGTTPLHYLQDIRLNTATDLLKNTNLSVNESMYRVGYQDGAYFTKLFKQKFSVTPSQYRTTVRAKLFRPEG, from the coding sequence ATGATTAACGTCACCGTTCTTCTGCTGGATAAAATGCTGGCAACCAGCGCAACACTTCCAACGGAGTTACTGGTTGCGGCTAATACACAGGCCCGCGCTATGCGCTGCAAAAAGAAACAACACAAGCCCTTCAGCATTACGTTTGCCTCAATGGATGGTGAGGCCGTCTCTACTCAGAGCGGACTAAAACTCTCTGCGGACTGCGCAATCCAGCAGGCACCCCAAGCCGATATTATTTATTTGCCGGCACTTTGGCGAAACCCTGAACCCACGTTACGAACAAACTCCAAAGCTATCCCTTGGCTAAAATCCCAATCGCAAAAAGGAAGCTTATTGGCCGGCGTAGGTACTAGTTGTTGGTTTTTGGCGGAAGCCGGACTGCTGGAAGGCTTGCCCGCTACCACCCATTGGTATTATTTCGACCAGTTCCAAAAACGATACCCCAACGTATTGTTGAAGAGAAATCACTTTATTACCCAGGCGGGTAACATCTACTGTACCGGCAGCGTCAATTCACTGGCCGATTTAACGGTGCAATTTATTCGCCGCTATTTTAATGACACCATTGCCAGCCATGTTGAGCGACACTTTTTCCATGAGATTCGCCGAGCGTATGATTCTTCCCATGCATTTCTGGAATCCAACAGCGCTCACCCCGATGAAGATATTGTGCAAACACAGCTTTGGCTTCAATTAAACTACAGTATTGAAGTACGCCTAAGCGAACTCGCTGAGCAATTCGGCATGAGTACACGCACATTTAATCGTCGATTTAAGGCAGCCACTGGCACTACACCACTGCATTATTTGCAGGATATTCGCCTAAACACAGCAACTGACCTATTGAAGAACACTAACCTTTCGGTAAACGAATCGATGTATCGGGTGGGCTATCAGGATGGTGCTTATTTTACCAAGCTGTTTAAGCAGAAGTTCTCGGTTACGCCTAGCCAGTATCGAACAACCGTCCGGGCTAAACTCTTTAGGCCAGAAGGCTAG
- a CDS encoding saccharopine dehydrogenase family protein yields MSKVIIVGAGGVGGVVTHKCAQLPEVFNEIILASRNEEKCKAIAAQLSRPIRTAQVDADNVEEMTALLEAEKPDLVINVALPYQDLPIMDACLNVGVDYMDTANYEPPNEAKFEYKWQWAYQEKFVAKNMMALLGSGFDPGVTNVYTAYIRKHYLDEIHELDIIDCNAGDHGMPFATNFNPEINIREVTAKGRFWQNGGWKETDPLSVKDSYDFPEGIGAKDIYLMYHEELESLTKHFPEIKRARFWMTFSQNYLNHLEVLQNVGMTGIEPVEYNGAKIVPLQFLKAVLPDPSSLGPLTKGRTCIGCVAKGIKNGKEKIVYIYNICDHEKCYEEVQSQAISYTTGVPAMIGAKMILEGKWKADGVWNMEQFNPDPFMEDLNKYGLPWTVVELDETGLTR; encoded by the coding sequence ATGAGTAAAGTCATTATTGTGGGTGCCGGTGGCGTAGGTGGGGTTGTTACTCACAAGTGCGCGCAACTACCGGAAGTATTCAACGAAATCATTCTCGCCAGCCGCAATGAAGAAAAGTGTAAGGCTATAGCCGCACAACTGTCGCGTCCCATTCGCACTGCGCAAGTAGATGCCGACAACGTAGAAGAAATGACGGCGTTGCTGGAAGCTGAAAAACCGGATTTAGTCATAAACGTTGCGCTGCCCTATCAGGACTTACCCATAATGGATGCCTGCCTTAACGTGGGCGTAGACTACATGGATACCGCCAACTACGAACCACCCAATGAAGCCAAATTTGAATATAAATGGCAGTGGGCTTACCAAGAAAAATTCGTTGCGAAAAATATGATGGCACTACTGGGCAGCGGTTTTGACCCCGGGGTAACAAACGTTTACACCGCTTACATTCGCAAACACTACCTCGATGAAATTCACGAACTGGACATTATCGACTGTAATGCCGGCGATCATGGCATGCCCTTCGCCACCAACTTCAACCCGGAAATCAATATCCGTGAAGTGACGGCAAAAGGCCGATTCTGGCAAAACGGTGGATGGAAAGAAACCGATCCGCTTTCGGTAAAAGATAGTTACGATTTCCCAGAAGGCATTGGTGCTAAAGATATTTATTTGATGTACCACGAAGAATTGGAATCTCTAACAAAACATTTCCCGGAAATAAAACGCGCGCGCTTTTGGATGACTTTTTCCCAAAACTACCTGAATCACCTCGAAGTTCTACAAAACGTAGGTATGACAGGAATCGAGCCGGTGGAATATAACGGGGCGAAAATAGTACCGCTGCAATTCCTCAAAGCCGTATTGCCCGACCCCTCCAGCCTTGGGCCCTTAACTAAAGGCCGCACCTGTATTGGCTGCGTTGCCAAAGGCATTAAAAACGGCAAAGAAAAAATCGTTTATATTTACAACATTTGCGACCACGAAAAGTGCTATGAAGAGGTGCAGTCACAGGCAATTTCCTATACAACCGGTGTGCCCGCCATGATTGGCGCCAAAATGATACTCGAGGGCAAATGGAAAGCCGACGGCGTATGGAATATGGAACAATTCAACCCCGATCCCTTTATGGAAGATCTAAACAAATACGGCCTGCCATGGACGGTAGTTGAACTCGACGAGACTGGGCTGACCCGTTAA
- the nspC gene encoding carboxynorspermidine decarboxylase, whose product MTVHQPTIASEPFSSLALSALPSPCYVIDEAKIEANLKILEQVQQASGAKILLALKAFSMFSIAPLVMKYLQGVAASGLNEATLGKEEFKGEVHTYVAAIRPHEFNALLNVSDHLIFNSVNQWHNYRDRALAYQNTSNTKIQFGVRINPEHSESDTPLYDPCAPCSRMGIRLEDFQQLNINGISGLHFHTLCEQEFAPLARTLDAVEKNFGETLHKLEWVNFGGGHHITREGYDLQGLIERITAFQQKYTVQVYLEPGEAIALDAGVLVTEVLDTLHNTMDLAIVDVSATCHMPDVLEMPYRPRLTGSGAPNEKPHTYRLGGPSCLAGDIIGDYSFDSPLQVGQRLMFEDMAIYTMVKNSTFNGINLPAIVLWNSQSQAMKIIKEFGYQDFKQRLS is encoded by the coding sequence ATGACCGTTCATCAACCAACCATTGCCAGTGAGCCATTTAGCTCACTGGCCCTAAGCGCACTGCCCTCGCCTTGCTACGTTATCGATGAAGCAAAAATCGAAGCTAACCTGAAAATTCTTGAACAGGTTCAACAGGCCAGTGGGGCAAAAATACTACTCGCCCTTAAAGCCTTTTCAATGTTTTCGATTGCTCCACTGGTAATGAAATACCTGCAGGGCGTAGCGGCAAGCGGATTGAACGAAGCAACACTCGGAAAAGAAGAGTTTAAAGGCGAGGTACACACCTACGTTGCCGCTATACGCCCCCACGAATTTAACGCACTACTAAACGTTTCCGATCATCTGATTTTTAATTCCGTCAATCAATGGCATAACTATCGGGATCGAGCACTGGCCTACCAGAACACCTCTAACACAAAGATTCAATTTGGTGTGCGTATTAACCCAGAACACTCGGAGAGCGACACGCCACTTTACGACCCCTGCGCACCCTGCTCTCGCATGGGTATTCGCCTAGAAGATTTTCAACAACTGAATATAAACGGCATCAGTGGGCTGCACTTTCATACACTGTGTGAGCAGGAGTTTGCGCCTCTCGCAAGAACGCTGGATGCCGTTGAAAAAAACTTTGGCGAAACGCTGCACAAACTAGAATGGGTTAACTTTGGTGGTGGTCACCACATTACCCGTGAAGGCTATGACCTTCAGGGCTTGATTGAGCGCATTACTGCATTTCAACAAAAATACACTGTACAAGTCTATCTGGAGCCTGGGGAAGCTATTGCCCTAGATGCCGGCGTGCTGGTGACAGAAGTACTGGACACCCTACACAACACCATGGACCTAGCCATTGTAGATGTCTCCGCAACCTGCCATATGCCTGATGTGCTCGAAATGCCCTATCGCCCGCGCCTAACCGGCTCCGGTGCGCCTAATGAAAAGCCTCACACCTACCGGCTCGGTGGGCCTAGCTGTCTTGCTGGAGACATTATTGGCGACTACAGTTTTGATAGCCCTCTTCAGGTAGGGCAGAGACTTATGTTTGAAGATATGGCAATCTACACCATGGTGAAAAACTCAACTTTTAACGGTATTAACCTACCCGCTATCGTGTTGTGGAACAGCCAGAGCCAAGCAATGAAAATAATCAAAGAATTTGGATATCAGGATTTTAAGCAGCGATTATCCTAA
- a CDS encoding GGDEF domain-containing protein, whose product MSNNDTPPAVEQLDCPQGMECPYYAELLELRNSVAQLQKDAHTDALTGLYNNRHFQISLRQEIERTQRTGQPTTLVLVDLDFFKKINDTWGHVAGDAALKHIALILQNSLRKLDVPCRYGGEEFAILLPSTPLLVAVQVAERLRTMIANNPLSWEEKSIPLTASFGVDTLLTGREFTPEKFVASVDHWLYEAKKNGRNRVQFGAGKRVTKQMVSAAEKNALNDLQE is encoded by the coding sequence ATGAGTAACAACGACACCCCGCCAGCCGTAGAACAACTGGATTGCCCACAAGGCATGGAGTGCCCCTACTATGCTGAGCTTCTTGAGCTACGCAATAGTGTCGCCCAACTCCAAAAAGACGCGCACACCGATGCGCTAACAGGGCTGTACAATAATCGTCACTTCCAAATTTCACTGCGACAGGAAATCGAGAGAACCCAGCGCACCGGCCAACCCACTACGCTAGTGTTGGTCGATTTGGATTTTTTCAAAAAAATTAACGACACTTGGGGCCACGTTGCCGGTGATGCCGCGCTAAAACACATTGCCCTAATACTGCAAAACTCACTCAGAAAGCTGGACGTACCCTGCCGCTACGGCGGAGAAGAGTTTGCTATTTTATTACCCTCCACACCGCTTTTGGTTGCCGTTCAAGTAGCCGAGCGTTTGCGCACTATGATCGCGAACAATCCCTTAAGCTGGGAAGAAAAAAGTATTCCACTTACCGCAAGCTTTGGCGTTGACACGTTGCTAACAGGCAGAGAGTTTACCCCGGAAAAATTTGTTGCCAGTGTCGACCACTGGCTCTACGAAGCAAAAAAGAACGGGCGCAATCGTGTGCAGTTTGGCGCGGGTAAGCGGGTTACCAAACAGATGGTAAGCGCCGCTGAAAAAAATGCTTTAAATGATTTACAGGAATGA